In Pseudobdellovibrionaceae bacterium, the following proteins share a genomic window:
- a CDS encoding trypsin-like serine protease: MKGKRGVYSENEARRLLLSELIMVALMIVALFLSEMAQAIVGGVPVPQGSEGKNHPGQFNTVAFVAVTGNHHRTFCTGSIIGEDLILTAKHCMAGKSIQELRVYFGPDTDMLIPTRLREIIRVEVYGTPDWANYFPNMDIAVVQFKGGIPNRDGQDPTLPHYRPLEILRDSDQMKPHQQLTLAGFGNRVASDFEVIAGQLYTIDVEYREYLFSTFFQNLLLLQAKPGQGACHGDSGGPAYFPYGQVPGGETQWLIGGVTNGFDLALTPKALQQTQDPMFPLKAKCDSGQILYGFAGHYVDWIEATFGTQLPRSSWNTRSQKKRHIGYGQKKSFVDWCANTALDEKGWLTARTLVLEASKRKGSDESERDLFLNCGRVEELLSEVTHLEFDENATLDSLLPLTTLPRLHSLELSGRKDLDELGLDDLALAPEIKKLKINSSILRRHEALRGLSGSLESLTISNSGLKNLSFLGGFSKLTELDVRGNSLSELGPALQLRSLQTLHASGNQLEHVSGIEELKNLMILNLATNGIRQMPLLKNLERLVQLDVSANRLDGLEFLQGFKGAYLRELRVSDNRIESGQELLRNLTGLTLLSMNKTGIKDLGLCAGMKDLKRLEASGNGVETLEVFRQASHGFIGLQRMVLTFNLIENYSPLAGLKNLTGLWVNGNPLSNGDPAPSDQNCPLKSANSALDRTCRNLRR, encoded by the coding sequence GTGAAGGGCAAGCGCGGAGTCTATTCGGAAAATGAAGCAAGACGATTGCTGTTGTCAGAGCTGATCATGGTGGCTTTGATGATCGTCGCCTTGTTCTTGTCTGAAATGGCTCAGGCTATCGTCGGTGGAGTGCCTGTTCCCCAAGGGTCCGAGGGAAAAAACCATCCCGGCCAATTCAATACCGTGGCCTTTGTCGCCGTTACCGGTAATCACCATCGTACTTTTTGTACAGGCTCTATTATTGGTGAAGACCTCATTCTGACGGCCAAACACTGTATGGCGGGTAAGTCCATCCAGGAACTCAGAGTCTACTTTGGTCCCGATACGGATATGCTCATCCCAACAAGGCTGCGAGAAATTATTCGCGTGGAAGTCTATGGGACTCCAGATTGGGCCAACTATTTCCCGAATATGGACATTGCGGTTGTTCAGTTCAAGGGGGGAATCCCCAATCGAGATGGACAAGACCCGACCCTGCCTCATTATCGACCCCTTGAAATTCTGCGCGATTCGGACCAGATGAAGCCTCATCAGCAGCTGACTCTGGCCGGTTTCGGTAATCGAGTCGCTTCCGACTTTGAGGTGATTGCCGGGCAGCTCTACACGATTGACGTTGAATACCGAGAGTATTTGTTTTCTACCTTTTTTCAGAATCTTTTGCTCCTTCAGGCCAAACCCGGGCAGGGGGCCTGTCACGGCGATTCTGGTGGGCCCGCCTATTTTCCTTACGGTCAGGTTCCTGGAGGAGAAACCCAGTGGCTGATTGGCGGGGTGACCAACGGGTTTGACCTGGCATTAACGCCAAAGGCTCTGCAGCAAACCCAGGACCCTATGTTTCCCCTGAAGGCCAAGTGTGACAGTGGACAAATCCTTTATGGGTTTGCCGGCCACTATGTGGATTGGATCGAGGCCACCTTTGGCACCCAACTTCCTCGCAGCTCTTGGAATACGAGGTCACAGAAGAAACGGCACATTGGTTACGGGCAGAAGAAGTCGTTTGTTGATTGGTGCGCCAATACGGCTTTGGATGAAAAGGGCTGGCTGACCGCGCGCACTCTGGTGTTGGAGGCAAGTAAGCGCAAGGGGTCCGATGAATCAGAGCGGGACTTATTTCTTAACTGTGGGCGAGTGGAAGAACTTTTGAGCGAAGTAACACATCTTGAATTCGATGAGAACGCCACATTGGATTCCCTGTTGCCATTGACGACCTTGCCGCGCCTGCATTCACTTGAGTTGAGCGGGCGCAAAGACTTGGACGAGTTGGGCCTAGATGATTTGGCCCTTGCTCCTGAAATCAAGAAGCTTAAGATCAACTCGTCAATCTTGCGCCGGCACGAGGCGCTAAGAGGGCTTTCTGGGAGTCTTGAGTCCTTAACAATCAGTAATTCTGGGCTTAAGAACCTCAGTTTTTTGGGCGGCTTCAGCAAGCTGACAGAGCTGGACGTCAGAGGCAATTCTCTGTCGGAACTTGGACCAGCTCTCCAGCTAAGAAGCCTGCAGACCCTTCATGCTTCGGGCAATCAACTGGAACATGTGAGTGGAATCGAAGAGTTGAAGAATCTCATGATTTTGAATCTAGCGACCAATGGCATTCGCCAGATGCCTCTTCTTAAGAACTTGGAGAGATTGGTTCAATTAGATGTATCTGCGAACCGTTTGGACGGTCTTGAGTTTCTCCAGGGGTTCAAGGGTGCGTACTTGCGCGAACTGCGGGTGAGCGACAATAGGATAGAATCCGGGCAGGAACTTTTGCGCAATCTGACCGGTCTGACCCTGTTGTCGATGAACAAAACGGGAATCAAGGACCTTGGCCTGTGTGCAGGGATGAAAGATCTCAAGCGTTTGGAAGCTAGTGGTAATGGGGTTGAGACGCTAGAGGTCTTTCGCCAGGCTTCCCATGGCTTTATTGGGCTTCAACGAATGGTTCTGACCTTTAACCTCATTGAGAACTATTCACCTTTGGCAGGGCTGAAAAATCTCACTGGTCTGTGGGTCAATGGTAATCCTTTGTCGAATGGAGATCCCGCCCCTAGCGATCAAAACTGTCCATTGAAGAGTGCCAATTCCGCACTTGATCGGACTTGTCGCAATTTACGGCGTTAG
- a CDS encoding sigma-70 family RNA polymerase sigma factor: MDKSHPAQTKDEDSWGQLMAQAQAGSSQHFVQLLQEVSEFIRPFLVKRMGGMDQAEDVLQEVLLTLHRARHTYDPDRPFKPWLYAVANSRVMEFWRKHKRREEYESPLIDEQAEMLVAEEEISRFEVDTLKKALGGLSDSQQEIIRLLKIEGHSVKEVAEMLSMSEAAVKVAAHRGYKKIFEAFHHGR; this comes from the coding sequence ATGGACAAGTCCCATCCAGCCCAAACCAAGGACGAGGACAGCTGGGGTCAGTTGATGGCTCAGGCTCAGGCTGGAAGCAGTCAGCACTTCGTGCAGCTGCTTCAGGAAGTTTCAGAATTCATTCGTCCTTTCTTGGTGAAGCGGATGGGAGGTATGGACCAGGCAGAGGATGTTCTTCAGGAAGTCCTCCTCACCCTTCACCGGGCCCGCCATACCTATGATCCGGATCGCCCCTTCAAACCCTGGCTGTACGCCGTTGCTAACAGCCGGGTCATGGAGTTTTGGCGAAAACACAAGCGACGGGAGGAATACGAAAGCCCTCTCATCGACGAACAAGCGGAGATGCTGGTGGCTGAAGAAGAAATCTCCCGTTTTGAGGTGGACACACTCAAGAAGGCCCTAGGGGGTCTTTCTGATTCTCAACAGGAGATTATTCGACTTTTGAAAATTGAAGGCCATAGTGTTAAAGAGGTGGCGGAGATGCTCTCCATGTCCGAGGCAGCGGTAAAAGTTGCAGCCCATCGAGGCTACAAAAAGATATTTGAGGCATTCCATCATGGCAGATAA
- the tilS gene encoding tRNA lysidine(34) synthetase TilS produces the protein MATVLLKKKTSLNAFEHQVIRQLRPLELNGAVLLLAVSGGRDSMTLLHLMTRVSAVLKVELAVAHVHHGPAGGKKGRFRRQAWELVARESQRLGLRLYSNVCPHNWHSKSWRMKWLVSPRSPLKSEDELRDFRHGLLETWRSELQAQKGQRTFTLTAHHQDDLLETRMIRLIRGSGLKGLRAMGLCDGILLRPLIGLSRQQVSEYGKSCSLTWVEDPSNQQVDPLRNWLRHEWLPALEKRRRSAVATLARSLELIANEGEDDLGESEMGVRVLDRRKYLEMTREQKKRTIASYLRRLGVKGYGQSHVEEIIKRLDSSRRELRFTVLKWDWFVNAEQIRAFRPEGEPGIN, from the coding sequence ATGGCGACTGTATTATTAAAGAAAAAAACTTCTCTCAACGCCTTTGAACATCAGGTGATTCGACAGCTACGGCCCTTGGAACTCAATGGGGCCGTTTTGCTTTTGGCGGTGTCCGGTGGTCGCGACTCTATGACCTTACTCCATCTCATGACTCGGGTGAGTGCCGTTCTTAAAGTGGAACTGGCCGTGGCCCACGTCCACCATGGGCCTGCGGGAGGAAAAAAGGGTCGCTTTCGCCGCCAGGCTTGGGAGTTGGTGGCCCGAGAGAGTCAACGGCTAGGACTCAGGCTGTACTCCAATGTCTGTCCTCACAATTGGCACAGCAAAAGTTGGCGCATGAAGTGGCTGGTCTCCCCACGGTCCCCTCTCAAATCCGAAGATGAGCTCAGGGATTTTCGCCACGGCCTCTTGGAAACTTGGAGAAGCGAGCTGCAAGCGCAGAAGGGACAAAGAACCTTCACTCTCACCGCGCACCACCAGGACGATCTCTTGGAGACGCGAATGATACGCCTTATAAGGGGATCAGGGCTGAAGGGCCTGAGAGCCATGGGGCTCTGTGACGGAATTTTGTTGCGCCCCTTGATTGGCCTCTCTCGTCAGCAAGTGAGTGAATATGGCAAGTCTTGTTCGCTGACTTGGGTCGAGGATCCCAGTAATCAGCAGGTAGATCCCCTGCGCAATTGGCTGCGCCACGAGTGGTTGCCGGCTTTGGAGAAGAGACGTCGTTCCGCTGTTGCCACCCTGGCGCGGTCACTTGAGCTAATTGCCAATGAGGGTGAGGATGATCTGGGAGAGTCGGAGATGGGAGTTCGGGTGCTGGACCGACGAAAGTACCTGGAGATGACTCGTGAACAGAAGAAAAGAACCATCGCCTCTTACCTGCGTCGACTGGGAGTCAAAGGTTACGGCCAAAGTCATGTGGAAGAAATTATCAAACGTCTTGACAGTTCACGGCGTGAACTCAGGTTTACAGTATTGAAGTGGGACTGGTTTGTTAATGCGGAGCAAATCAGAGCCTTCCGGCCCGAAGGCGAGCCAGGAATCAATTGA
- a CDS encoding DUF1109 family protein, producing the protein MADKISTNDLINQLSLDLTEVTPPKPIWWTVGQWLILCLFVAIVANTLMGYDPQVWQALMSPLFLLKQLVLLAASAISVYGAISISLPGQEKSWPRAWAVGLSVFWLVFLLFFLGRDIAERGTDSLFFHWGMFCVKWILITALPLGVFLILRVRAGYPLHRGWAGFLTLTAAGTFSGFALQFHCFGDPFHSLLWHLVPVYLIGGSGILVGQFLLRSK; encoded by the coding sequence ATGGCAGATAAAATCTCCACCAATGACCTTATCAACCAGCTGAGCTTGGATCTCACGGAGGTGACTCCACCCAAACCTATTTGGTGGACGGTGGGACAGTGGCTGATCCTTTGCCTGTTTGTCGCCATCGTCGCCAACACTCTGATGGGCTACGACCCACAAGTGTGGCAGGCACTGATGAGCCCCCTGTTCCTGCTCAAACAACTCGTCCTTCTTGCCGCCTCCGCCATATCGGTTTATGGAGCCATCAGTATTTCTCTTCCTGGCCAGGAGAAGTCTTGGCCCCGTGCCTGGGCGGTAGGCCTTTCGGTTTTTTGGCTTGTGTTTCTCTTGTTTTTTCTCGGACGCGACATTGCCGAGAGAGGGACTGACAGCCTTTTCTTTCACTGGGGAATGTTCTGCGTGAAATGGATCCTCATCACGGCCCTTCCTCTTGGGGTTTTCTTAATCTTGCGGGTACGAGCCGGCTACCCCCTGCATCGTGGTTGGGCTGGATTTCTCACTTTGACGGCGGCAGGAACCTTTTCCGGCTTTGCTCTTCAATTTCATTGTTTTGGCGACCCCTTCCACTCCCTCCTGTGGCACCTGGTTCCCGTCTATCTCATTGGTGGGAGCGGAATACTGGTTGGGCAATTTCTCCTGCGTTCCAAGTAA
- a CDS encoding SRPBCC family protein, giving the protein MAGAETTEVFNCSPTELYSIVSDYPNYPKFLSEVTKCLVVKEEGGRKLVEFQIFLIKNFAYRLWITEKPGKGIEWEFESGDLFKISNGYWRLAEESEGRVRATYGVDAKFKMFVPGPIAKALVNVNLPNMMASYHKRVKELYGK; this is encoded by the coding sequence ATGGCAGGAGCAGAAACAACAGAAGTCTTCAATTGTTCGCCGACAGAGCTCTACTCAATCGTGTCGGACTATCCCAATTACCCCAAGTTTCTTTCCGAAGTCACCAAGTGCCTGGTGGTGAAGGAAGAGGGTGGGAGAAAGCTTGTTGAGTTTCAGATATTTCTCATCAAGAACTTCGCCTATCGATTGTGGATTACAGAAAAGCCAGGAAAGGGCATTGAGTGGGAATTCGAGTCAGGTGACCTGTTTAAAATTTCCAACGGCTATTGGCGCCTTGCCGAAGAGTCCGAGGGGCGGGTTCGAGCCACCTACGGTGTTGATGCCAAGTTCAAAATGTTTGTTCCGGGCCCAATCGCCAAGGCCTTAGTCAATGTCAATCTGCCCAATATGATGGCCTCCTACCATAAGAGGGTTAAAGAGTTGTATGGCAAATAA
- a CDS encoding ATP-dependent metallopeptidase FtsH/Yme1/Tma family protein, whose translation MRSPQKTMALWAMLIVVAILLFQMYEAQRHTLIRDFDYPKFLKALEAGEIESVTFNKDTGEIEGDVRTEYKDKYSGRHFQILGNTDSEGFKIVRENGITPKYIGSDNSLMTSVFLNWLPLIIIIGMFMFFMRQIQVGGGKAMSFGKSRARLLTENKNKVTFKDVAGVEEAKEDLQEIVAFLKEPKKFTRLGGRIPKGVLLVGPPGTGKTLLGRAVAGEANVPFFTISGSDFVEMFVGVGASRVRDLFEQGKKNAPCLIFIDEIDAVGRHRGAGMGGGHDEREQTLNQLLVEMDGFESNEGVILIAATNRPDVLDPALLRPGRFDRRVVVNKPDLKGRRKILEVHTRKTPLSAEVNLDRIARGTPGFSGADLENLVNEAALQAARENKPKIEQEDFEKAKDKVMMGSERKSMVISEKDRKITAYHEAGHTLVGKKVPDLDPIHKVTIIPRGMALGLTQTLPEEDQLNLSKKKAESMIAFLFGGRAAEELVFQDYTTGAGNDIERATELARRMVCEWGMSSKLGPLALERREGPVFLGMQSSQQRDYSDAKAEEIDKEVYRLVMEGYELAKKVLNDNIDVLHRMAEALLEHETIDGEEVEIIVKGGGLQEINERRGMKQEKLVQERKAAEEEEAKKKLVEEEKAKEEDDDRDPVGNPGPVTA comes from the coding sequence ATGCGTTCACCTCAAAAAACCATGGCTCTTTGGGCAATGCTCATCGTTGTTGCGATCTTGTTGTTTCAAATGTACGAGGCCCAACGCCATACTCTGATTCGCGATTTTGATTATCCTAAGTTTCTCAAAGCCCTTGAAGCCGGTGAGATTGAGTCGGTCACCTTCAACAAAGACACCGGTGAAATTGAAGGCGATGTGCGCACCGAGTACAAAGACAAATACTCTGGGCGTCACTTTCAGATTTTGGGTAATACTGACTCCGAAGGTTTCAAAATTGTTCGCGAGAATGGTATTACCCCCAAGTATATAGGTTCCGACAATTCCCTGATGACATCCGTGTTTTTGAATTGGCTTCCTTTGATAATCATCATCGGAATGTTCATGTTCTTCATGCGTCAAATCCAGGTCGGAGGTGGCAAGGCCATGAGTTTTGGCAAAAGCCGGGCTCGGCTTTTGACGGAAAACAAAAACAAGGTGACTTTCAAAGATGTGGCAGGCGTGGAAGAGGCCAAAGAGGATTTGCAGGAGATTGTGGCATTTTTGAAAGAGCCTAAAAAGTTCACCCGCTTGGGCGGACGTATTCCCAAAGGCGTTCTGCTGGTGGGCCCTCCTGGAACGGGAAAAACTCTTTTGGGTCGTGCCGTCGCTGGTGAAGCCAATGTTCCCTTCTTCACTATTTCGGGTTCGGACTTTGTGGAAATGTTTGTCGGTGTGGGTGCCAGTCGTGTGCGCGATCTGTTTGAACAAGGAAAGAAAAATGCCCCCTGCTTGATTTTTATCGATGAGATTGACGCCGTCGGACGCCATCGGGGTGCCGGAATGGGTGGAGGTCATGATGAGCGCGAACAAACACTGAACCAGCTTCTTGTCGAGATGGATGGATTTGAAAGTAACGAAGGCGTGATTCTGATTGCTGCCACCAATCGGCCCGATGTTTTGGATCCAGCCCTGTTGCGTCCGGGACGATTTGATCGCCGAGTGGTGGTGAATAAGCCTGATCTCAAAGGTCGTCGAAAGATCCTTGAAGTACATACCCGCAAGACACCATTGTCGGCTGAAGTGAATCTGGATCGCATTGCACGTGGTACCCCCGGATTCTCGGGTGCGGACCTGGAAAACCTCGTCAATGAGGCCGCATTGCAGGCAGCTCGTGAAAATAAGCCCAAGATTGAACAAGAGGATTTTGAGAAGGCTAAAGACAAAGTGATGATGGGCTCCGAGCGTAAGTCGATGGTGATCAGTGAGAAAGACCGAAAGATCACCGCCTACCATGAAGCCGGCCATACTTTGGTGGGGAAAAAGGTTCCTGATCTGGATCCCATTCACAAAGTCACCATTATCCCTCGGGGAATGGCCCTTGGCTTGACCCAGACTCTTCCTGAGGAAGATCAGTTGAATCTTTCCAAAAAGAAGGCTGAGTCCATGATTGCGTTTTTGTTTGGAGGTCGAGCTGCTGAAGAATTGGTCTTTCAGGACTATACCACGGGAGCTGGAAATGACATTGAAAGAGCTACAGAGCTAGCTCGACGAATGGTCTGTGAGTGGGGGATGAGTTCGAAGCTGGGTCCGTTGGCCCTGGAGAGACGAGAAGGTCCAGTTTTCTTGGGTATGCAGTCCTCGCAGCAGAGGGACTACTCCGATGCTAAGGCTGAGGAGATCGACAAAGAGGTCTACCGCCTGGTGATGGAAGGCTACGAGTTGGCCAAGAAGGTTCTGAATGACAACATCGATGTTCTTCATCGCATGGCAGAGGCTCTCTTGGAGCACGAGACCATTGACGGGGAAGAGGTCGAGATCATTGTTAAAGGCGGAGGCCTACAAGAAATCAATGAAAGGCGCGGAATGAAGCAGGAAAAGCTGGTTCAGGAGCGCAAAGCTGCCGAAGAGGAAGAAGCAAAGAAGAAATTGGTCGAGGAAGAAAAGGCCAAAGAGGAAGATGACGACCGTGACCCGGTCGGAAATCCGGGTCCAGTAACCGCGTAG
- a CDS encoding TIGR00159 family protein has product MLQNFVDNIMMIFSQLRLMDLVDLFLVWVVVYRVLHLTKRSGAVQILSGLGILAIAYLVSIWLELMTFNWLLEKFFSNLFLIVVILFQTEIRQALAQIGSNPFLSGASRLEETHIVEELAKAVILLAQKGYGALIVIEREIALDYFVEMGTKLDAIVNSETITSLFHPASPLHDGALVVREGRLYSAGCFLPLSKNPVLDRNLGTRHRAAIGLTEETDALVLVVSEENKSVGVVHGGQLQPELDHAAVRQMLYDSFGLKLRVERSLA; this is encoded by the coding sequence ATTCTTCAAAATTTTGTAGACAACATCATGATGATTTTCTCTCAGCTCCGCCTGATGGATTTGGTGGATCTGTTTCTCGTCTGGGTGGTGGTCTACAGAGTTCTCCATCTCACCAAGCGCTCTGGCGCCGTACAGATTCTCAGTGGCCTGGGGATCTTGGCCATTGCCTATCTGGTGAGTATCTGGCTTGAGCTGATGACCTTCAATTGGCTTCTTGAGAAGTTCTTCTCCAATCTCTTTTTGATTGTCGTTATTCTTTTTCAGACGGAGATTCGTCAGGCTCTGGCCCAGATTGGCTCCAACCCTTTTCTATCTGGAGCTAGTCGGCTTGAAGAGACTCACATTGTGGAGGAGCTGGCAAAGGCAGTCATACTTCTCGCGCAAAAGGGCTACGGTGCTCTGATCGTCATCGAAAGGGAGATTGCTCTAGATTACTTTGTGGAAATGGGCACCAAGCTGGATGCTATCGTCAACAGCGAGACCATCACGTCGCTCTTTCACCCAGCGAGCCCGCTTCATGATGGGGCTCTGGTGGTGCGCGAAGGTCGGCTCTATTCGGCAGGCTGTTTTTTGCCTTTGAGTAAAAATCCGGTGTTGGATCGAAATTTGGGGACCCGTCATCGGGCGGCGATTGGTTTGACTGAAGAAACCGATGCCCTGGTGTTGGTGGTGAGTGAGGAAAACAAGTCCGTAGGTGTGGTCCATGGTGGCCAGCTACAGCCGGAGTTGGACCACGCCGCCGTCAGACAAATGCTCTATGACAGTTTTGGCCTAAAACTGCGAGTTGAGCGGAGCCTGGCATGA